GCCGAGCAAGGGCGGGCTGCGCATCGGCTTCCACGAGCGGCGCTCGAGCTACATCGTCGACATGCGCGAATGTCCGGTGCTGCCGCCGCGCATCTCGGCCCTGCTGCCCCGTCTGCGCGAGCTCATCGCCGGATTGTCGATTCCCGATCGCCTGCCCCAGGTCGAAATCGCCGTCGGCGATGCCGTCACCGTGTTCGTGTTCCGCAACCTGCTGCCTTTCAGCCGCGCCGACGAAAAGCGTCTCGCCGCCTTTGCCGAAGCCGAGGGCATCCAGGTGTGGCAGCAGCCCGGCGGCCCGGATTCGGCCATTCCGCTGCATCCGGCGCATGAGGCGGGATTGGCTCAGAGGTTGGCCCCGGGTTTGGCCCCGGGGTTGGCCTATACGCTGCCCGAGTTCGATGTCAGGATGGAATTCCGTCCGACCGACTTCACCCAGGTCAATGTGCACATCAACCGCGTGCTGATCCGGCGCTCGATGCAGCTGCTCGACCCGCGCCCGGGGGAGCGCATCGCCGACCTGTTCTGCGGCCTGGGCAACTTCAGCCTGCCGATCGCCCGCCACGGCGCCCGCCTGGTCGGCGTCGAAGGCAGCGACGCGCTGGTCGCGCGCGCGCTCGACAACGCCCGCCGCAATGCTCTCGACCACCTGACCGAATTCCATGCGGCCAATCTGTTCGAGGCCACCGAGGACAGCCTCGCCGCCCTCGGTCCGCTCGACAAGCTGCTGATCGATCCTCCGCGCGAGGGCGCGATCGCCGTGGTCAAGGCCCTCGGCCCACAGCAGCTCCCGGCGCGCATCGTCTATGTGTCGTGCAATCCGGCCACGCTGGCCCGCGACGCCGCCGTGCTGGTGAGGGAAAAGGGCTATGTGCTGCGCGGCGCCGGCATCGCCAACATGTTCCCGCACACCTCGCACGTCGAGTCGATCGCGCTGTTCGAGCACTCCGCCCCGAGCTGAGCGCCGCCGCAGCCGCGCAAGGCGCGGCCGGGCGGCGCAGGAACGGCGCACGGATGGATTTTTACGCACCGGGCCGCGATTTCCGGTTCTTCTACCGCCCTGCCGTGTCGAGTGCGATCGCGTGGGGCGAGGAGTATTACGCCGGCTCGTTCCGGCTTGGATAGGCCCCTGGCAATGCTATACTTCGCGGCCTCCGGAGGCGCGGCCGCACTGCTTGGCGGCAAGCTCCTCGAGCGCTTCGCGGGAAGAGTGGCAGAGCGGTTGAATGCACCGGTCTTGAAAACCGGCGATGGGCGACCATCCGTGGGTTCGAATCCCACCTCTTCCGCCAGCTTGTCGATCATCGGGCCTGGTCGCGGTGATTACCGCGGGATCCAGCCGCGCTTCGCTCTGATGCCTCTTCCTGCGGACCCTGCATGCCCCGTCTGCTGCTTCTCAACAAACCTTACGGCGTGCTGTGTCAGTTCACCGCCGAGTCCGGCCGGGTGAGCTTGAAGGATCATGTACCGCTGCCCGGCGTCTATGCTGCCGGCCGTCTCGACGCCGATAGCGAAGGCCTGCTGCTGCTGACCGACGATGGCGCCTTGCAGCACCGTATTGCCGACCCCCGCCACAAGCTCCCCAAGACGTATCTCGTCCAGGTCGAGGGCGAACCCGACCCGGCGGCGCTGGCGCGCCTGCGCGCCGGGCTCGATCTCGGCGATTTCCGTTCCCGTCCCTGCGAAGCGCGCCGGGTGGTGGAGCCGGACTGGCTGTGGCCGCGCGATCCGCCAGTGCGCTTTCGCAAGACCGTACCCACCGCCTGGCTGGAGATCGTGCTGCGCGAAGGCAGGAACCGCCAGGTGCGGCGGATGACGGCGGCGGTCGGCCATCCGACCTTGCGCCTGCTCCGGGTCGCGGTCGGGCCGTTCCGGCTCGATGGCCTGGCGCCGGGGCAGTGGCGCGAGGCCGATCCGGCGCTGCTGCCGCCAATGCCCGCGGCGGCGCCCGCCCGCAGCGGGACGCGCGGCGCGGGCGGGCGGCGTCAGGCGCCGCCCCGGCCGAGTTCGCTGCGGCGCACGAAGCGCAGCGGCTGAGCCTTGGGCGGCCGGGCCGGCAGGCCGCGGTCGCGCAGCACACGATCGAACTCGCGTCCTTCTTCGTCGGCCAGGGCCGCTTCGCGCGCGCCGCGGACGAGACCGAGGAGTTCGTCCGCGGCCATGCCGGCAGGCAGGTGATCGAGGATGTGGAGCAGGTTTTCCTTGCCGCGTTCGTTGGTCGAGCCATAGCCCTTGATCAGGCGGGCGCACAGGGTCAGCTCGTTGGCCAGCGCCCAGTCCTGGGTCGCGGCGTGCTCGATCGCTTCGATCCAGCGCTCGATCATCGCCTGCTCGTGGGCGAAACGGGCGCCATGGCGGCGCAGGCCGCGCAGCGCCGCCAGCGTGCGCAGGGCGAGGAAGCCGCGCAGGCTGGTGGCGTCGAGCTTGAGGGCGAACTCCAGCGCGGGCTTGCCCGCCGCCCGCCGGCGGGCCTCGAACCGCTTCAGCCAGCGTGCCAGCGCCGGCGGCAGCAGGCCGGCAATCTCGGCGATACCGGGCTTGAGGAAATCGACGATGCGCAGCAGGTCGTCGGGCCGGGCGCCGGTTTCACGGCGCACGCGCTCGAAGCGGCGGGCACTGCACTTGAGCTCGGCGACGCGCACGACGTCGTCGAACGCCATCCACAGCGCCAGGTAACGGGCGAATTCGCGGGTGAGGGCGAAGCCGTGGCAGGCCTCCGGATCGGCACGGCATTCGGCGGCGTGGATGCGGCGGATGCGCTCGAGGTAGAGGCGGCCGTAGGCTTTGTCCTGGAAGTGTTCGACACGCGCCAGCCCCGGAACGAGCATGTCCTGTACCGCGTCCGGAAAACCGGCGATCGCGGCGGCTGCGGGCGCCGGGCGAACGGCCCCGGCCGCCGGTGCGGGCCCGCCGTCGGGCGCGGCTGCGGCCCCGGCCGTGGGCTCGGGAGCGCTCGCCTGCCAGGCGAGGGCGAAGCCGCGCAGGCTGGCGTCGACGCCTTTGCCCGAGGCGCGGATCACTTCTTCCCAGTCCGCGCGGGCGAACGGCAGCAGGCCGGTGCCGCCGATTGCGCCGAACATCGCCGCGCTCGGCACGGTGCCGGCGCTGCGGGCGGTGGCGGCGATGTCGAACACGACGCAGTTGCGGCTGAAACGGCGGATGAAGTCGATCAGCTGGGTGCTGTCGAGGCGGCCGTCGCCCAGGCTGATGCGCTCGGTGGTGGTCAGGCTGCGTGAGGACGAGGCCACCACCAGGGTGCGCTCGGCGCTGATCATGCCCGAATGGACGTGGCGGGCGGCTTCGAGCAGTTCGGAGGCGATGAAGAGGTCGATCCGCCCCGGGGTCGGAGCGAGTCCGAGCACCGGATGGGGCGCTCCGGCGGGGAGGGGCTCAGGATGGATTTCGACGTAGTAGGTGGTGGCGCCGGTGCGTTGGGCGACGCCGGGAATCGAAGTGCTCTGCGCCGGGTAGCCGCAGCGGGTGGCCAGTTCGACCAGCCATTCGGCGAGCACGCCGCCACCTTCGCCGCCGAGGGCGGCGATGAGGATGGTGAACGGGCGGCGGACGCTCGGGGCGGCGGGTGCGACGGAAACGGAGGCGACGGGCGCGGCGGAGGCGAAGGGGGTGGCGGTGGTCATGACTTCATTCTCCGGCGGGTTGCAGCATGCGGATCACCGCCTGGCGCAGGCGGTGGAGGAAACGTTCGGCCGGGCCCGGGTTCTGCACCACTTCGCCGCGGTAAAAAGAAGGGCACAGGGTGGCGGCGTGGGCGTTCTCGCCGCATAGTCCGCAGCCGACGCAACCGTCGATCACCGTCGCCACCGGATCGGGCTTGAGCGGATCGGGGCTGTCCTTGAGGGTGAGGGTCGGGCAGCCCGACAGGCGGATGCAGGAGTGGTCGCCCGAGCACACGTCCTCGTCGACGCCGTACTTGACCCGCTCGACGCGCTCGCCGCGCTTGAGCCGGCCGGCGACCCAGGGCTTGCTGCGGCGCTGGCGTTCGAGCTGGCACTCGCCTTCGGCGATGATCACCTTGAGGCCGGCGAACGGCGTGGTGAAGGCTTCTTCCAGGGTCTTGCGCATCGTGTCGACGCGGTAGCTGTCGACCGTGCGCAGCCAGCGCACGCCGATGCCGTGCAGGGTCTTCTCGATGGTGACGTTGCGATCGACCAGGCTTTGCTGCTTGTTCGGCGCCGCGGCCTTCACCTCTTCGTCGGGGGAGGAAATGATTTCCTGGGTGCCGGTGGCCGAGGTGTAGCCGTTCTTGAGGATCACCAGCACCGCGTCGTCGCCGTTGTACAGCGCCGACTCCACCCCGGTGAGCAGGCCGTTGTGCCAGAAGCCGCCGTCGCCCATGATCGCCAGGGTGCGCCCTTCGATCATCGGCGACACGCCGGCGCGGCTCGCCAGGCTCATGCCGAAGCCGAGGATGGTGTGGCCGAGGCTGAACGGCTCGAAGGTGGCGAAGGAATGACAGCCGATGTCGGCGGCGATGTGCACCTTGCCGACGCGCTGCTGGGCGAGCTTCACCGCGGCGAACACCGGGCGCTCCGGGCAGCCGGTGCAAAAACCCGGCGGGCGTGGCGGCAGGGGGCGTCCGAGCCCGCTCTCGAGGGCGGCGGCGACCGCGCCGCGGCGCGCATCCAGTTCGCCCAGCCAGTGCAGGCCGGGACCGAGGTCGAGGTCGGGGGCGCGCCGGGTGAGGAACGGGGCGAGGCCGCGGGCGATCGCTTCCACCGAGTACTCGCCCGCCATCGGCAGCACGTCCTTGCCGTGCACCGCGGTGGCGAGGCCGTGGCGGTGGAGGGTGAGGGCGACGTCCTGTTCGATGAACTCGGGCTGGCCTTCCTCGACCACCAGCACCGCCTGCTTGCCGCGGCAGAAACCGGCGATCTGCTCGGGGACCAGCGGGTAGGTGACGTTCAGGTTCAGGATCGGCAGGGTGGAGGCGCCGAACGCGTCGGCCAGGCCGAACTGCTGCAGGGCGCCGATCAGGGCGTTGTACAGCCCGCCCTGCACGATGATGCCGACATCCTCGCGGGAGCCGGCGAAGAGTTCGTTGAGGCCGCGTTCGAGGATGTGGCGGCGGGCCGCCGGCAGGCGTTCGGCGGTCTTGATCTTTTCGTGCTCGAAGATCGAGGGGGCGTGGGTGAGGCGGCCGTAGTCGAAGGCCGCGGGGTCGCTCATCAGGGCGCGGCGCGACACCGCGGGGGCGATGTTGTCCTTGCACACGAAGCTGCCGCGCACATGGCAGGCGCGGATGCGCAGCTGGACGAAGGCTGCGGTGTTTGACGCTT
The window above is part of the Thauera aromatica K172 genome. Proteins encoded here:
- a CDS encoding indolepyruvate ferredoxin oxidoreductase subunit alpha; its protein translation is MEVSFSKELEQLRQGAGSTFHGEGILAITKALLQSGVAYVGGYQGAPVSHLLDVLVQAEDHLAELGVHVEACSNEASAAAMLGASIHYPLRGAVTWKSVVGTNVAADALSNLASPGVRGGALIIIGDDYGEGASVVQERTYAFAMKSSLLLIDPRPDLELMVRMVEEGFALSEASNTAAFVQLRIRACHVRGSFVCKDNIAPAVSRRALMSDPAAFDYGRLTHAPSIFEHEKIKTAERLPAARRHILERGLNELFAGSREDVGIIVQGGLYNALIGALQQFGLADAFGASTLPILNLNVTYPLVPEQIAGFCRGKQAVLVVEEGQPEFIEQDVALTLHRHGLATAVHGKDVLPMAGEYSVEAIARGLAPFLTRRAPDLDLGPGLHWLGELDARRGAVAAALESGLGRPLPPRPPGFCTGCPERPVFAAVKLAQQRVGKVHIAADIGCHSFATFEPFSLGHTILGFGMSLASRAGVSPMIEGRTLAIMGDGGFWHNGLLTGVESALYNGDDAVLVILKNGYTSATGTQEIISSPDEEVKAAAPNKQQSLVDRNVTIEKTLHGIGVRWLRTVDSYRVDTMRKTLEEAFTTPFAGLKVIIAEGECQLERQRRSKPWVAGRLKRGERVERVKYGVDEDVCSGDHSCIRLSGCPTLTLKDSPDPLKPDPVATVIDGCVGCGLCGENAHAATLCPSFYRGEVVQNPGPAERFLHRLRQAVIRMLQPAGE
- a CDS encoding pseudouridine synthase is translated as MPRLLLLNKPYGVLCQFTAESGRVSLKDHVPLPGVYAAGRLDADSEGLLLLTDDGALQHRIADPRHKLPKTYLVQVEGEPDPAALARLRAGLDLGDFRSRPCEARRVVEPDWLWPRDPPVRFRKTVPTAWLEIVLREGRNRQVRRMTAAVGHPTLRLLRVAVGPFRLDGLAPGQWREADPALLPPMPAAAPARSGTRGAGGRRQAPPRPSSLRRTKRSG
- a CDS encoding indolepyruvate oxidoreductase subunit beta family protein; translated protein: MTTATPFASAAPVASVSVAPAAPSVRRPFTILIAALGGEGGGVLAEWLVELATRCGYPAQSTSIPGVAQRTGATTYYVEIHPEPLPAGAPHPVLGLAPTPGRIDLFIASELLEAARHVHSGMISAERTLVVASSSRSLTTTERISLGDGRLDSTQLIDFIRRFSRNCVVFDIAATARSAGTVPSAAMFGAIGGTGLLPFARADWEEVIRASGKGVDASLRGFALAWQASAPEPTAGAAAAPDGGPAPAAGAVRPAPAAAAIAGFPDAVQDMLVPGLARVEHFQDKAYGRLYLERIRRIHAAECRADPEACHGFALTREFARYLALWMAFDDVVRVAELKCSARRFERVRRETGARPDDLLRIVDFLKPGIAEIAGLLPPALARWLKRFEARRRAAGKPALEFALKLDATSLRGFLALRTLAALRGLRRHGARFAHEQAMIERWIEAIEHAATQDWALANELTLCARLIKGYGSTNERGKENLLHILDHLPAGMAADELLGLVRGAREAALADEEGREFDRVLRDRGLPARPPKAQPLRFVRRSELGRGGA
- the rlmD gene encoding 23S rRNA (uracil(1939)-C(5))-methyltransferase RlmD, which gives rise to MPVASIESLDHEGRGVTHVDGKAVFVEGALPGEEVEYTVLRERPSYAQATVERVLRPSAQRVAPRCQHYQTCGGCSMQHLDATAQAAAKQRILEDALWHIGKLRPAILYPAIHGPAWGYRERARLGVRLVPSKGGLRIGFHERRSSYIVDMRECPVLPPRISALLPRLRELIAGLSIPDRLPQVEIAVGDAVTVFVFRNLLPFSRADEKRLAAFAEAEGIQVWQQPGGPDSAIPLHPAHEAGLAQRLAPGLAPGLAYTLPEFDVRMEFRPTDFTQVNVHINRVLIRRSMQLLDPRPGERIADLFCGLGNFSLPIARHGARLVGVEGSDALVARALDNARRNALDHLTEFHAANLFEATEDSLAALGPLDKLLIDPPREGAIAVVKALGPQQLPARIVYVSCNPATLARDAAVLVREKGYVLRGAGIANMFPHTSHVESIALFEHSAPS